Proteins encoded in a region of the Candidatus Bathyarchaeum sp. genome:
- a CDS encoding ABC transporter ATP-binding protein encodes MLEIKNVSFDYGKRSALKNVNLNFSQKGIVSLVGPNGSGKSTLIKCINNILKPKGQILFNNRNVQDFSTSEMAKIFGYVPQEFASAFPITVFDMILLGRKPYIGWNPSEEDMNIVSENIALMGLEEFSLRPVNELSGGERQKVLIATALSQQPKVMLLDEPTSNLDIRHQIDVMKNLERIVKQKDILALMAVHDLNLASHYSDQMVMLTKGEVFTQGKPQEILTKDNIKALYSVNVAIHQHGKVKHIVPVEDDEDLFDMEETQNEEKT; translated from the coding sequence ATGCTGGAAATTAAAAACGTCAGTTTTGACTACGGAAAGCGTTCAGCATTAAAAAACGTAAATTTGAATTTTTCACAAAAAGGCATAGTTAGTTTAGTTGGTCCAAATGGGTCAGGTAAAAGTACTCTGATCAAGTGCATAAACAACATTCTCAAACCAAAAGGACAAATATTATTCAACAACCGTAATGTTCAAGATTTTTCAACATCTGAAATGGCAAAAATTTTTGGTTACGTGCCTCAAGAATTTGCCAGTGCTTTTCCGATAACTGTCTTTGACATGATATTATTAGGTCGCAAGCCCTACATTGGCTGGAACCCCTCAGAAGAAGACATGAACATAGTATCAGAAAACATCGCGTTAATGGGACTGGAAGAATTTTCCCTTCGTCCAGTTAACGAACTCAGCGGAGGAGAACGCCAAAAAGTGCTTATTGCCACCGCTTTGTCCCAACAACCAAAAGTTATGCTGTTAGACGAGCCAACCAGCAACTTGGATATTAGGCATCAAATCGATGTTATGAAAAATCTAGAAAGAATCGTAAAACAAAAAGACATCCTCGCTTTGATGGCAGTACATGATCTTAATCTAGCATCCCATTACTCGGACCAGATGGTTATGTTGACTAAAGGCGAAGTTTTCACTCAAGGCAAACCCCAAGAAATACTCACAAAAGACAACATCAAAGCCCTTTACAGCGTGAATGTTGCTATCCATCAACACGGGAAAGTAAAACACATTGTTCCAGTTGAGGACGACGAGGACCTTTTTGATATGGAAGAAACACAAAATGAGGAAAAAACATGA
- a CDS encoding alpha/beta hydrolase encodes MKEEIIQFYSDGLKLEGVLRYPESFTKPVPTMILLHGSMGHDRNGNMLKTPDNKKILPKNMFLEISRRLCSAGFATCSWDKRGFGKSQGQAGDYFSQARDAKAAIDLLVSRKDIVNVNRIAVFGQSAGVLVACLLAKDDNRPWVYVLSGGLYSEYKDMMSFNYHRARDYAQKSPEHLKWVEENDLWGLVLGINLDKMFEAIERGENKFVMTYKGQTWNKNLDLKTYAPENSCKNQFKYIKKPALIIHGDADLNVPVEDAIKIKEELNRNGNTNAKLVIINSADHSFQQAAPDYDTRIRERMSLASFKRPFVESYFQNIIDFLKKENKN; translated from the coding sequence ATGAAAGAAGAAATAATCCAATTTTACAGTGATGGTTTAAAACTAGAAGGAGTTCTCAGGTATCCAGAATCCTTTACAAAACCTGTACCTACAATGATTCTTCTTCATGGATCAATGGGACACGACAGAAACGGAAACATGCTCAAAACACCTGATAACAAGAAAATTCTTCCAAAAAATATGTTTCTTGAAATTTCTCGTAGACTCTGTAGCGCAGGTTTTGCTACGTGTTCTTGGGATAAACGAGGTTTCGGAAAAAGCCAAGGTCAAGCAGGTGATTATTTTTCCCAAGCTCGAGATGCAAAAGCTGCGATAGATCTTCTTGTTTCTCGAAAAGACATAGTTAACGTGAACAGAATTGCAGTGTTTGGGCAAAGCGCAGGGGTTTTAGTTGCGTGTTTGCTTGCCAAGGACGATAACCGACCATGGGTATACGTTCTTAGTGGGGGGCTGTACAGTGAATACAAGGACATGATGTCCTTTAACTACCATCGCGCAAGGGATTATGCCCAAAAAAGTCCAGAGCATCTAAAATGGGTCGAAGAAAACGATTTGTGGGGACTGGTTTTAGGAATTAATCTAGACAAAATGTTTGAGGCCATAGAAAGAGGCGAAAACAAGTTTGTAATGACTTACAAAGGTCAGACATGGAACAAGAACTTGGATCTGAAAACTTATGCTCCTGAAAACTCATGTAAGAACCAGTTCAAGTACATCAAAAAGCCTGCGTTAATTATTCATGGTGATGCAGACCTTAATGTCCCTGTGGAAGATGCAATTAAAATTAAAGAGGAACTCAACAGAAACGGAAACACCAACGCCAAGTTAGTAATAATCAACAGCGCCGACCACTCATTCCAACAAGCAGCTCCAGATTACGACACACGAATCAGAGAGAGAATGTCTCTTGCAAGTTTTAAGCGACCTTTTGTTGAAAGCTACTTTCAGAACATTATTGATTTTTTGAAAAAGGAGAACAAAAACTGA
- a CDS encoding iron ABC transporter permease, translating to MSASAGTIKKQYSKFVKRKTLFLLLGIFFLFLIIVFAICAGSADLSFIDVFFALIGKFIPSIQTPQFNESVLWDLRLPRIIMAVVSGIGLAVSGTQMQGITRNPLVSPFTLGISSAAALGASLTIMFGIGFVGTGTLLIIGNAFALAMTSTLIVFALSKIKGSTPETLILAGTALSYFFSALTSIVHFFATEESLMVMVHWTFGSFTGITWTEVGIVTLVVAVCLPIFLKQSWNLNAMVSLGDDTAKGLGVNTSQVRTISMICSALITATIISFSGIIGFVGLVAPHITRYLVGGDHRFLIPGSCVIGAILMLGADTIGRTIMSPIIIPIGIVVSFLGVPLFLYLMLKRKKDYWRK from the coding sequence ATGAGTGCTTCAGCAGGAACAATAAAGAAACAGTACTCAAAATTCGTTAAACGAAAGACCCTGTTTCTCCTGCTGGGCATATTTTTCTTATTTTTAATAATTGTTTTTGCAATCTGCGCTGGCTCTGCAGATTTGTCTTTTATTGACGTTTTTTTTGCATTAATTGGAAAATTTATCCCCTCAATTCAAACCCCACAGTTTAATGAATCCGTTTTGTGGGACTTGAGATTACCCCGAATAATTATGGCAGTAGTAAGCGGCATCGGACTTGCTGTTTCCGGAACCCAAATGCAAGGAATAACCCGAAACCCCCTAGTTAGCCCTTTTACGTTAGGAATTTCCTCTGCAGCCGCCCTTGGGGCATCATTGACAATCATGTTTGGAATCGGGTTTGTGGGCACCGGAACACTGCTCATTATAGGCAACGCCTTTGCGCTAGCCATGACGTCTACACTGATTGTTTTTGCATTATCAAAAATTAAAGGCTCTACACCCGAGACATTAATTCTAGCAGGAACTGCCCTTTCATACTTTTTTAGCGCACTAACATCCATAGTTCACTTTTTTGCAACTGAAGAAAGCCTAATGGTGATGGTTCACTGGACCTTTGGAAGTTTTACAGGCATAACCTGGACAGAAGTCGGAATTGTTACTCTGGTTGTTGCAGTGTGTCTGCCCATATTTTTGAAACAATCTTGGAACCTTAACGCCATGGTCTCATTAGGAGATGACACCGCAAAAGGACTAGGAGTTAACACCTCACAGGTCAGAACAATAAGCATGATATGCTCTGCCCTTATTACTGCTACAATAATTTCGTTTTCTGGAATAATTGGGTTTGTAGGCTTAGTTGCTCCACACATAACAAGGTACCTGGTGGGCGGGGACCACAGATTCCTGATTCCAGGGTCGTGTGTAATTGGCGCAATACTAATGCTGGGAGCAGACACCATAGGGCGCACAATAATGTCGCCAATCATCATTCCCATTGGAATCGTTGTGTCGTTTCTTGGTGTTCCGTTGTTTTTGTATTTGATGCTTAAACGGAAGAAAGATTACTGGAGGAAATAA